The stretch of DNA ATATCATCCACTTTTCGCCTTGGTAGATGACTTTGGAGAAGCGTTGTCATCAGACGGTGGTTCAGAACCTTTGACAGTAAACGTTACATAgtaccttttatttttatccaattTCTCAGCTGGTAAAGCTATGAGTTGTCTTTCTGTACCATGTGACACTTCCAGAGTTACGTGTGCTTTTCCAGACGGTGGTTTCGAATTAATTTTGGGTAAAAATCCTTTAGATTTACTCGACCCTGCTGTAGCTGGCTTAGGCATTGTGTGGTGATTCCATTTATAGGGAACTGGAATCAAAAAGTTACGTAAAATATACTTGAAATCATCAATTCATAGTAATAAATTGGTTACTTACTATACGCGGAGCAAGGTATTCCTGTATAAGCATGCACTGCATGAAAACACCGGTGAGTTTTACTCGTGCATAAGCATGGGTTATCAGGGATAGCACTCATTTTGTACAATTCACTTTCTCCGTAATCAAAATCGATTGCTTTTTCTGGTAAATTATCCAAATGTCGCTTTCCGCTTTTTTGTAGTTTTCTTAAGCTTTCATAAAGAAACTTTTCAAAACTGCTAAATGAATAATCGGTGCTATTGTAAGGACCCAATCCAACATTGGATAGACTAGATTTGTTAAATTCATCAATAGCCCTTTTCACTAAGACAGCCTCATTGGCTTTACTTGTTCTTATTTGTAAACGTTTCAGTTCTAATAAATGCTGAAAGATTTTTCGCTCGCAGTAATACCTGAAATCGTAATAAcggtaattaaaatgtaaaaattctTAAACAATATTGCGGATATGATACACGAATTGATTGTATTACCTTCTCATGTTTGTTTGTATTCTTTGAGTGACAGACTTCATATCTACAGCTTTTTTATCACCTGGTTTTCGAACCGGTATTTTACTGTCCGATTTTCCTCCATGTCTTGCACTCCTGCGTTGTTGGTAGTAGGCATTAAGTCTCGGGCTCATCATAAAACGTTGAACTGGCCGTGGACTAGGTTCAAAACCAGAATCCATTAAGCCGCTAGATTCATAACCTCTCTCTGAATTCTCACTTTTAGACCTAATAGTAATTCTACTTTTCAATCTACCTTTCTTCCGAAAACGTTTCCTTCGACCATTTGCCTCTGACAGACTATAGTAAATTTCATTATCACTTACACTGGGGATTCTTCCGAATGAACTTTCTCTAACGTCACGCATGGTTTCTTCGCCCAttgtgtttgatttttttaatattccgaCACCCAACTCTGCCGTACCTACAGTGTCTGATAGAACTTTATAACTTTCGGTTTCATAAATACTACTTTTTCTACTACTTACTTGACTATCTTTTGAAGATTTACTAATACGCCTAGGAGAAATTTGTGACAGCGGTAGACTAGTTTCACAATCTTTTTCATCTGGTAAAATAACTTGTCGTACTGATAAATCAGGGTGATTTATGGTATCATTATCTAGTATTGATATAATACCTTTATCAGGAATTTCAATGTCTTCACTGCTAGCGGCTTTAGAACTAGTTAAAACTTCATCATGATCTTTTACTGAAACACTTTCACTTTGATTAAGAAGTTCTTTTTCAGTCTTTtcgtcatttttattgtttataatatgctCTCCCATTGAACATTCGGATGCATTATCCGAgtccttaatttttattatttcgtctTTGTTTGAAAAAGATACGCTTGGCGAACTCTTGTCTTCTTGATCTTTGTCTAGATTTTCTTTACTTGTTTTAGAATCATCTTTTGTGTCAGTATTTATGTTTTCTGGGCCAGATAAAATTTGGAAAGATGTCATTTTCTTTATATCTAAGCTATTGTCACTGCTACCTTTCTGTTGTATTTGTGCATTTTGTGTTTCGTTATCTACTACTAATTCTTCATTTTCAGGAGACTCTTGCTTTTTATCTATTTCTTTTAATGAATCGGGTCTATCTATTTCACTGTTTAAATTTGATTCGTCTTTTACTTTATCGGATTCTTGAATAATTTTGCTTGTATcttcttcgtcagttttcaagcTGTAACTTTTTTCAGTTGTATCCTTTTCAGTAGATGGTTCCATTTTATCGAGCGCTTTTATCTCGACCTTTTCTTCTATCACATTACTTTCAATATTATCTTCCTTTTCTTTTTGTGTTTGATCATCTGGCTTTGATTGTTCATCCAAATCTTTATGCGTAACTGATAAATTAGTAGTTTCTATTGAAACATTATTAGAATTATCTAAAGTGACAGTCAACTCAGAATTCCCATGCTGACTAGATTCACGTTCCATATGAATTTGAGCTTCCGTTATTACCATATTAGTCTTAACTGATATTGTGTCGGTTTCTGTTTCACTGTGACctttattttttgatacatCGGCTTCTGTTACTGGTTCGATTTCTAAGTTTGTTTCAAACGAGTTAGAAGgtaaacttttacttttactattctCTTCTGCTACAAAATCCTGAGgcttgttaacatttttaaatttaacaatattcaCGCTTTGTTTTTCACAATCGTTTTCTATTCTAATCGAGGTTTTTTTTCCTTTACGTTTCATGCTTTGACGTTCGCTTGATTCAGAACTGCTGTCGGATGTTGATGTTGATTTCCGCTTACTACGCTTTCTATGTCGtctgctttttcttttttttgaataGCTTGGTGATTCCGATGAGCTTCCTGATGTAGACCGTGAATTACGATGACGATATCTTGCACAACTTCTACTCCTTCGAGATGGCTCACTTTTTGACCTGCTTTTCTTATCTCTTGTATCTCTTTTAATTTTCTGTTCTTTCTCGGGGAATTTGTCATACAATTCGTACTCGCTATCATAACCATCACTAAAACTCCGTTGTTTTTCTATACGCTTATGCCTGCGTTCAGTGTATCTGTCCCcgtgtttttttgttttctttctcATTTTATGATCTTCAGATGAGGTACTACTACAACTCTTTGACTCTATATTATCTCTTTTAACAATACGCCTTCTGTCTGAAGCTGGACTCGACAATTCAACTACTTCACGTTTTTCTATTCGAATCCGATCACGTACATCTATTTTTGTACTTGTTACTTTTCTCGTTGGTAATGCAGATATTGGTGCAGCATCAATTACAATATGTGTATTTGAAAGTTTTGTAGCAGGCAAACCACCTtgcatttgtaaatattttgcagTAGATCGATGACCTCTACTTGTTGCACAATCTAAAGGTGTCAAAGGTTCATTTTTTGATGATCTAGCAACAGGGTTAATTTCTGCACCCCGATCTAATAACAAACGGCAAAGATCGGCATTATCGGTAGCCGCAGCAATGTGGAGGGGGGTTCTTCCTTCATGATTCGTTGCATTCACTTGTGACGGTCTTCCATCTAATAACCATTTTACTAGCTCTCGGCGTCCTGATGCAACAGCTTCATGTAATGGCAGATCACCTTTTGAATTTCGTAACCATAGGTTTGTTCCTCTGGCACCTaagaataaatacaattatgttaaatttaaaatatattcaataaatcaatccTGAATTTAGTTCTTGCTACTAACCAAGAATGCGTACAGTCTCAATTTGGCCTTTAGCAGCTGCTGTATGAGCAGGACTTCTGCCTCTTCGATCCTGTCGATGAGCATCTGCTCCATGAACTAACAATGCAGAAGTTGCATCTGCATGACCTAATGCAGCTGCGTAATGTAGCGGTGTACAACCATGCGAGTCTGCAACATCAACACGAGCACCACAAAGACCTACTAATGTTTCTAGCGCTTCTGTATGTCCTCGGGCGGATGCACAATGTAAAGCTGTTAACCCATCTCTGTAACAATGGTAAATACAAAatcaagattttattaattatttaacagattggtttttgtcataattaaatgtaaatcaattaaaaacacaaaaacggTTTGCAATGGTCATGGTGgctttcttatatatattataatcgttTAATGAATTTCTTAGCATAAATACAAGTGAAAATTGAAACTATTCATAAAAATCGacaatttattgtaaatgataCCTGTCAGCATCGTCGACACTTGCGCCTGCCTGATGTAGCGCTAGCACTGCGGCAGCTGAGCCGGCGGATGCAGCCCACAGTAGAGGCGTACGACCATCTGCGTCCCTGACTTCTACTCTCGCATCGCCTTCTTTTACTAAAGCACGGAGCACTTCCAAGGCGGCTCCTCTGCTCTATGTTatgattgaaaaaatattaagtaggtattttatttactactaaTTTAACATTAGTATCTtctcatacattttaaaattatttttatgttaatttgagTATAATTGCAACACGTGGTACCTGATGATCTGTAGCAGCAGGTGCTCCGCACATTTGCGCGGCGTAGTGCAAGGGATATCCACCGTGTTGGTCCGGAGTCGCTGCGTCGGCCCCTGCGGCCAACACCGCTCTTAGGGCTCCCACCTCACcacaaactataaaataattatattcaataacttATATTGTTGCTAAATGACTGATGAAAACTACACATGTCTAGACAGGCTCTCTCTAGattgaaaattttgatttatttatatatgttctaTCATAATgacttttaaatgtttgttgttGTGATAAGAAcagataacaattttttttaacatatagaAAAAGCAAATGGATTATTAGAGGTAACTAAAAATTTTTGCAACCATTCAAATCGAAATAAaggaataagaataaaattgaaaataaatggtTTGATCTGACAGAACTGCTTAAACATTCTACATATTCCATATGTTAATTTCGACTAACTAATTCGCGCAACGGTTACCGCTGCGTCATTTTTAGACAATTCGATTTCGGCTAACAAATACTGAAAAAGACAGTATTTGTTATAGCCAGGATCTAGGTGGTTCTTGTCTCACGGGTATAAATATAGATAGTCGAATGTTAACCATACTGTTGcataattattaagtttaagTTATACAGCTAATAGAGATCTGTCAGCAATCACTTTTTAGTCCCCATTGATTGACTCATAAGATATATCGAGTACTAGAATTACTGTAAGGGTAActaaaatttccaaaattaatTACAACGATTTCTAATTAGTTACGTAGTTTGTTaccaaatatactttatatcgTTATTCATTACTAGTAATTCGTGACAAAAACACCTTTTTACctaaatgaaacaaaagtttGACATTGAGAAAACAGAGTTGACCTTTTTAATGTTTGTGACGGAAAACTAAGTCCTAGATAGACGTAATCTGAGGGTTCAAGGACCCGGCCTTGTTCATCGCTCAATAAAGTAGTTACGACACCCCTTGCCTCCTTAACAACGACATACAAACTTTGGTCACTCTGCCCCTTAGTAGCCGTTACAAATCATCAAAACACAATTTCCAGTAATGTTGTATGGAACATAATATTCGTGTGGTTTATCATGATTAGCATTTTTGTGGCTTTGTTTATTGTCATGTAATTTGATGACGTCACGTAATTTTTTGAGCAATTATAGTCATTTTACACATTACTAACAAAAGTAAAGGTCACAGTTAAAAAA from Vanessa cardui chromosome 20, ilVanCard2.1, whole genome shotgun sequence encodes:
- the LOC124538632 gene encoding protein phosphatase 1 regulatory subunit 12A, translating into MEKREVSGRGEPIPSILKKSKKHRTGGDLVDKSTKIRREKNGFKKGDANIPLPQGCTPLMYACQQANYKSVIDILNKDPSSVRIRDRSLRSALHYCASSGAGASQAARAACADRVLMAAPSLADARDADGLTPLHLAVVHGNVPLVQTLLAAGADVNAKDNEQHTVVHWATVCGEVGALRAVLAAGADAATPDQHGGYPLHYAAQMCGAPAATDHQSRGAALEVLRALVKEGDARVEVRDADGRTPLLWAASAGSAAAVLALHQAGASVDDADRDGLTALHCASARGHTEALETLVGLCGARVDVADSHGCTPLHYAAALGHADATSALLVHGADAHRQDRRGRSPAHTAAAKGQIETVRILGARGTNLWLRNSKGDLPLHEAVASGRRELVKWLLDGRPSQVNATNHEGRTPLHIAAATDNADLCRLLLDRGAEINPVARSSKNEPLTPLDCATSRGHRSTAKYLQMQGGLPATKLSNTHIVIDAAPISALPTRKVTSTKIDVRDRIRIEKREVVELSSPASDRRRIVKRDNIESKSCSSTSSEDHKMRKKTKKHGDRYTERRHKRIEKQRSFSDGYDSEYELYDKFPEKEQKIKRDTRDKKSRSKSEPSRRSRSCARYRHRNSRSTSGSSSESPSYSKKRKSRRHRKRSKRKSTSTSDSSSESSERQSMKRKGKKTSIRIENDCEKQSVNIVKFKNVNKPQDFVAEENSKSKSLPSNSFETNLEIEPVTEADVSKNKGHSETETDTISVKTNMVITEAQIHMERESSQHGNSELTVTLDNSNNVSIETTNLSVTHKDLDEQSKPDDQTQKEKEDNIESNVIEEKVEIKALDKMEPSTEKDTTEKSYSLKTDEEDTSKIIQESDKVKDESNLNSEIDRPDSLKEIDKKQESPENEELVVDNETQNAQIQQKGSSDNSLDIKKMTSFQILSGPENINTDTKDDSKTSKENLDKDQEDKSSPSVSFSNKDEIIKIKDSDNASECSMGEHIINNKNDEKTEKELLNQSESVSVKDHDEVLTSSKAASSEDIEIPDKGIISILDNDTINHPDLSVRQVILPDEKDCETSLPLSQISPRRISKSSKDSQVSSRKSSIYETESYKVLSDTVGTAELGVGILKKSNTMGEETMRDVRESSFGRIPSVSDNEIYYSLSEANGRRKRFRKKGRLKSRITIRSKSENSERGYESSGLMDSGFEPSPRPVQRFMMSPRLNAYYQQRRSARHGGKSDSKIPVRKPGDKKAVDMKSVTQRIQTNMRRYYCERKIFQHLLELKRLQIRTSKANEAVLVKRAIDEFNKSSLSNVGLGPYNSTDYSFSSFEKFLYESLRKLQKSGKRHLDNLPEKAIDFDYGESELYKMSAIPDNPCLCTSKTHRCFHAVHAYTGIPCSAYIPYKWNHHTMPKPATAGSSKSKGFLPKINSKPPSGKAHVTLEVSHGTERQLIALPAEKLDKNKRYYVTFTVKGSEPPSDDNASPKSSTKAKSG